From Arthrobacter sp. FW306-2-2C-D06B, a single genomic window includes:
- a CDS encoding Na(+)/H(+) antiporter subunit C: protein MSVNLTLLIVMGVLYACGIYLILERSLTRVLLGLMLLANATNLLILATGGYAGLAPLFNKSTDPRDYNDPLPQALILTSIVISFAVTAFMLGIIYRTWALARQDDIQDDAEDRRVAKTPSFDAEDDSVVPEETSEFPVTAVTEAAKEGGPQ from the coding sequence ATGAGCGTCAACTTGACCTTGTTGATCGTCATGGGAGTGCTCTATGCCTGCGGAATTTATTTGATCCTGGAACGCAGCCTGACGCGCGTTCTCCTGGGGCTTATGCTCCTGGCCAACGCAACCAACCTGTTGATCCTCGCCACGGGCGGATATGCCGGGCTGGCCCCGCTGTTCAACAAATCGACGGATCCGCGCGACTACAACGATCCTTTGCCACAAGCCTTGATCCTGACGTCGATTGTGATTTCCTTCGCGGTGACGGCATTCATGCTCGGCATCATCTACCGGACCTGGGCGTTGGCACGTCAAGACGACATCCAGGACGACGCCGAAGACCGGCGTGTGGCGAAGACACCTAGCTTTGACGCCGAAGACGACTCCGTGGTTCCTGAAGAAACGTCCGAATTCCCGGTGACGGCAGTAACCGAAGCAGCCAAGGAAGGGGGCCCCCAGTGA
- a CDS encoding Na+/H+ antiporter subunit A: MITVLAVTFAAATVAPWIFRKLQRNAFYVIAAVPAAAFIWLLLQYDRIYPGQSLPGPGDPTGGFIEETLPWIPNLKLEFAFRMDVLAWVMSLLVLGVGALVLVYCARYFKNKDADLGGFGAQLLAFAGAMFGLVTADDLLMMFIFWELTTVLSYLLIGYARTRLSARRSALQALMVTTAGGLAMLVGLIILGQAAGTYRISAIMTQAAALVTGPAQGAVAAAVVLILVGAITKSALVPFHFWLPGAMAAPTPVSAYLHAAAMVKAGIYIVARMAPGFSESPYWLPLVLGLGLATMLVGGYRALRQTDIKLILAYGTVSQLGFLTMVVGLGRPDAALAGLALLLAHGLFKASLFLVVGIIDHQSGTRDIRKLSGVYKSSRALAIVAAIAAASMAGIPPMAGFVAKESVFEAFVHYGTAPASQPWGLLLLVGLVLGSILTFAYSARFMWGAFATKPGVERTPFKAIQPSFLAAPAILSFLTIVYGLWPDPVDGWIQPYAALFVEPAAGTNAVGPTAASASHLALWHGLTPALGLTAVTFAAGVVMFYARNLVARAQTHIPDWVDGDRAYQRTIGALDDVAVWVTGRTQRGSLYFYLAVILTVAFAVPLTALIVANKPLPGGLFLIDPNSPLQLIAAAGIVVGALAAVRANKRFLAVLMVSVTGYGIALMFALQGAPDLALTQMLVETIILVAFVLAMRSLPPELRDRTGGKYRVVRVIIGVAFAVTMIFVAIYAMGARIAEPVSLSFPRLAYEGGGGLNVVNVTLVDIRAWDTFGEISVLAVAATGVASLIFVRSRGERLNKAATIPEGIVGRRAAAGGSSRDDASLALVRKFAGSLTDPWLVAGRTLAPERRSIIFEVVTRLIFHSMIVFSVYLLLAGHNLPGGGFAGGLTAGLALTIRYLAGGRFELREAAPISAGMLLGTGLATAAAAGFVPLLLGGQVFQSAIIGFWLPLFGDIKFVTSTVFDIGVYLVVVGLALDVLRSLGAEIDEHFEETAGGDSGDSGEARSEAAAAVTTATIAPGKGTP, encoded by the coding sequence GTGATCACAGTCCTTGCCGTGACCTTTGCAGCGGCAACTGTGGCGCCCTGGATCTTCCGGAAACTTCAGCGGAATGCCTTCTACGTCATCGCAGCGGTTCCCGCCGCTGCCTTTATCTGGCTGCTCCTACAGTACGACCGGATCTATCCCGGCCAGAGCCTTCCGGGTCCCGGGGACCCTACCGGCGGTTTCATCGAAGAAACCCTCCCATGGATTCCAAACCTCAAGCTTGAATTCGCGTTCCGCATGGACGTCCTGGCGTGGGTGATGTCCTTGCTGGTCCTGGGGGTCGGCGCGTTGGTCCTGGTCTATTGCGCCCGGTACTTCAAGAACAAGGATGCCGACCTCGGAGGGTTCGGGGCCCAACTCCTCGCCTTCGCCGGGGCGATGTTCGGCCTGGTGACGGCGGACGACCTCCTGATGATGTTCATCTTCTGGGAACTCACCACCGTCCTGTCCTATCTGCTGATCGGCTATGCGCGCACCCGACTGTCCGCGCGGCGCTCGGCTTTGCAGGCCCTCATGGTCACCACCGCCGGCGGCCTGGCCATGCTCGTGGGCCTCATCATTCTGGGCCAGGCCGCCGGAACATACCGGATTTCGGCGATCATGACTCAAGCGGCCGCCCTCGTGACGGGACCCGCACAAGGTGCGGTTGCTGCCGCCGTCGTACTCATCTTGGTAGGTGCGATTACCAAATCGGCGCTGGTCCCCTTCCACTTCTGGCTCCCGGGCGCCATGGCCGCACCCACCCCGGTGAGCGCCTACCTGCACGCCGCGGCCATGGTGAAGGCCGGCATATACATCGTCGCCCGCATGGCGCCGGGGTTCAGCGAGAGCCCGTACTGGTTGCCGCTGGTGCTCGGGCTCGGCCTGGCGACGATGCTGGTGGGCGGCTACCGGGCGCTCCGGCAGACCGACATCAAGCTCATCCTCGCCTACGGAACCGTCAGCCAGCTCGGATTCCTCACCATGGTGGTGGGCCTCGGCCGGCCCGACGCCGCGCTGGCCGGACTCGCGCTTCTGCTGGCCCACGGGCTCTTCAAGGCTTCCCTGTTCCTGGTGGTGGGCATCATCGACCACCAATCCGGCACGCGCGATATCCGCAAACTCTCGGGCGTGTACAAGTCCTCCAGGGCGCTCGCCATTGTGGCGGCCATCGCCGCTGCGTCCATGGCCGGAATACCTCCGATGGCAGGCTTCGTGGCCAAGGAATCCGTGTTCGAAGCCTTCGTCCACTACGGCACGGCCCCTGCTTCGCAACCGTGGGGACTGCTCCTCCTCGTCGGCTTGGTCCTGGGGTCCATCCTCACGTTCGCCTACAGCGCCCGCTTCATGTGGGGTGCGTTCGCCACCAAGCCGGGCGTGGAACGGACTCCGTTCAAAGCCATCCAGCCATCGTTCCTCGCGGCGCCCGCGATCCTGAGCTTCCTCACCATCGTGTACGGCCTGTGGCCGGATCCGGTTGACGGGTGGATCCAACCGTATGCGGCGCTCTTTGTAGAGCCCGCTGCCGGAACAAACGCAGTCGGACCAACCGCAGCCAGTGCCAGCCACCTTGCGCTATGGCACGGACTGACTCCCGCCTTGGGGCTGACCGCCGTGACGTTCGCGGCCGGCGTCGTGATGTTCTATGCCCGTAACCTCGTGGCGAGGGCGCAGACTCATATCCCGGATTGGGTGGACGGCGATCGCGCCTACCAGCGCACCATCGGGGCCTTGGATGACGTCGCCGTCTGGGTCACCGGGCGCACGCAGCGCGGTTCCCTCTACTTTTACCTGGCGGTTATTCTCACCGTGGCGTTCGCCGTTCCGCTCACGGCACTTATCGTCGCTAACAAGCCGCTCCCAGGCGGTCTCTTTTTGATCGACCCGAATTCTCCGCTCCAGCTCATCGCCGCGGCAGGAATCGTTGTTGGCGCGCTAGCCGCAGTCCGTGCCAATAAGCGCTTCCTCGCAGTGCTGATGGTGTCTGTCACGGGCTACGGCATCGCGCTCATGTTCGCGTTGCAGGGAGCCCCGGACCTCGCCTTGACGCAAATGCTCGTGGAGACCATCATCCTGGTGGCCTTCGTGCTGGCGATGCGCAGCCTCCCTCCGGAGCTCCGGGACCGCACCGGCGGCAAATACCGGGTGGTCCGCGTCATTATCGGCGTGGCGTTCGCGGTCACCATGATCTTCGTGGCGATCTACGCGATGGGCGCCCGCATTGCCGAGCCTGTGTCGCTCTCGTTCCCCCGGCTGGCCTACGAAGGCGGCGGCGGACTCAACGTGGTCAACGTGACGCTGGTGGACATCCGGGCGTGGGACACTTTCGGGGAGATCTCGGTGCTGGCAGTTGCCGCTACCGGCGTCGCGAGCTTGATCTTTGTCCGCAGCAGGGGTGAGCGCCTCAACAAGGCCGCCACGATTCCCGAGGGCATTGTGGGAAGGCGCGCCGCCGCCGGGGGCAGTTCGCGCGACGACGCATCGCTGGCACTCGTCCGCAAGTTCGCGGGCTCCCTGACGGACCCCTGGCTCGTGGCCGGCCGAACCCTGGCACCGGAACGGCGTTCCATCATCTTCGAAGTGGTCACGCGGCTGATTTTCCACTCGATGATCGTCTTCTCCGTGTACCTCTTGCTTGCGGGACACAATCTTCCGGGAGGCGGCTTCGCCGGCGGACTCACTGCCGGGCTCGCCCTGACCATCCGCTACTTGGCCGGCGGACGGTTCGAGTTGCGGGAAGCCGCACCGATCAGCGCCGGCATGCTGCTGGGAACCGGTCTTGCGACGGCGGCCGCGGCGGGCTTCGTCCCGTTGCTGCTGGGCGGCCAAGTGTTCCAAAGTGCCATCATCGGGTTCTGGCTGCCGCTGTTCGGTGACATCAAGTTCGTGACCTCGACGGTCTTCGACATCGGCGTGTACCTCGTGGTCGTAGGGCTGGCCTTGGACGTGCTGCGCAGCTTGGGAGCCGAGATCGACGAACACTTCGAAGAGACTGCCGGCGGCGACTCGGGGGATTCCGGGGAAGCCCGATCCGAAGCCGCCGCCGCGGTAACCACAGCAACTATTGCGCCAGGGAAGGGGACCCCATGA
- a CDS encoding MFS transporter: MNMATAPEAPHPASELASGPALSNKGQILAWASWDWGSAAFNAVMTTFVFTVYLTSKAFGGEDSASATLGAALAIAGVAIAILAPVTGQRSDSGGRRKLWLGVNTALVAVLTGSCFFVFPKPEFLLLGVSLIALGNVFFEFAGVNYNAMLAQISTPANIGKVSGFGWGMGYLGGIIALLVVLQLFVQPSFEWFGASTQDSLNIRLVAVFSALWFFIFALPVLFAVPELSVKKPESRLGFLASYGLLVRRIKAIYQTSPHTIYFLLASAIFRDGLAAVFTFGGVIAAGTFGFELKQVIFFAIFGNVVAAVGAMIGGFLDDRIGPKAVIVISLLGLLVAGTAILVLGNGDYVFFGAHWAGSTTFWVFGLFLCLFVGPAQASSRAYLARLAPDGESGELFGLYATTGRAVSFLAPALFTLCITLATPLVAPGAAQRWGILGIMVVLLAGLLVILPVKSPNKTEIATVPLS; this comes from the coding sequence ATGAACATGGCAACTGCGCCTGAGGCCCCGCACCCGGCATCCGAGCTTGCTTCAGGCCCTGCCCTGTCGAACAAGGGCCAGATCCTTGCGTGGGCATCCTGGGACTGGGGTTCCGCGGCATTCAATGCCGTGATGACCACCTTCGTGTTCACCGTCTACCTGACGTCGAAGGCGTTTGGCGGCGAAGATTCCGCGTCGGCGACGTTGGGTGCCGCGCTGGCGATTGCCGGCGTCGCGATTGCGATCCTCGCGCCGGTCACCGGACAGCGTTCAGACTCCGGCGGCCGGCGGAAGCTGTGGCTCGGAGTCAACACCGCGCTCGTGGCCGTCCTGACGGGCTCTTGCTTCTTTGTTTTCCCCAAGCCCGAATTCCTGCTTCTGGGTGTCTCGTTGATCGCGCTTGGCAATGTGTTTTTCGAGTTCGCGGGTGTCAATTACAACGCCATGCTGGCCCAGATTTCCACCCCGGCCAACATCGGCAAAGTGAGCGGCTTCGGCTGGGGGATGGGGTACCTGGGCGGGATTATCGCGCTGCTCGTGGTGCTGCAGCTATTCGTCCAACCGTCCTTCGAGTGGTTCGGGGCCTCCACCCAGGACAGCCTGAATATCAGGCTCGTGGCTGTCTTCTCCGCGCTCTGGTTCTTCATCTTCGCGCTGCCGGTCCTTTTCGCGGTTCCGGAACTCTCCGTCAAGAAACCGGAATCCCGTCTCGGGTTCCTTGCCTCCTACGGTTTGCTGGTCCGCAGGATCAAGGCCATCTATCAAACCAGCCCGCACACCATCTACTTCCTGCTCGCGAGCGCCATCTTCCGCGACGGCCTGGCGGCGGTCTTCACCTTCGGCGGGGTCATTGCTGCCGGGACCTTCGGCTTCGAGCTCAAACAAGTCATCTTCTTCGCGATTTTCGGCAACGTGGTGGCCGCCGTCGGCGCCATGATCGGTGGATTCCTGGACGACAGGATCGGACCCAAGGCCGTCATCGTCATCTCCCTTCTAGGACTCCTGGTAGCCGGCACCGCGATCCTGGTTCTCGGCAACGGCGACTACGTGTTCTTCGGAGCCCATTGGGCAGGCAGCACCACGTTCTGGGTGTTCGGGCTATTCCTCTGCCTCTTCGTGGGACCAGCACAGGCTTCCTCCCGCGCCTACCTCGCGAGGCTGGCGCCGGACGGCGAATCCGGCGAGCTGTTCGGACTCTACGCCACTACCGGCCGGGCCGTGAGCTTCCTGGCGCCTGCGCTCTTCACACTGTGCATCACCCTTGCGACCCCTCTTGTGGCCCCGGGCGCAGCCCAACGCTGGGGAATCCTGGGCATCATGGTGGTGCTCCTGGCCGGCCTGCTGGTGATCCTGCCCGTCAAGTCACCCAACAAGACGGAAATCGCGACCGTTCCGCTGAGCTGA
- a CDS encoding ROK family transcriptional regulator codes for MEALRDRQRTDRTGAATLPSDGRAHNLSLVRQTLHSAGAMSRAELSRTLGLTRVTVSDLVSDLLERGHVVELGHSDEVRPGKPAILVDINRQGLQVIGMDLAENSVLRAAVLDLDGNILERVERSLSEGSGEDVVNQVLELASEAVGRATATLLGIGVGTPGIVNADGVVTTAPNFGWKDVALRGLLQERTGLPTLVSNDADAAVHADHTFGGGSDDEVLVKIGRGVGSGLIVGGRRARGAHSAAGEIGHVTVGTDGGTMCKCGKTGCLETWMSVPSLELALAEAAASSEPDAAADVVLREAGERLAIALAPVVGALDLGEVVLSGPRELLEGPLLNAVQQTLLERLLHQDPSPVSVRLAADAQDIVLRGAAVMVLWNQLGVA; via the coding sequence ATGGAAGCCCTTCGTGACCGCCAGCGCACTGATCGGACCGGGGCAGCAACCCTGCCTTCCGACGGGCGAGCCCACAACCTCTCCTTGGTGCGCCAGACGCTCCACTCGGCAGGGGCGATGAGCCGTGCGGAACTCTCCCGGACCCTGGGCCTGACCCGCGTCACGGTATCAGACCTCGTCTCGGACCTCCTGGAACGAGGCCATGTGGTGGAGCTGGGCCACTCGGATGAAGTCCGCCCTGGCAAGCCGGCCATCCTGGTGGACATCAATCGCCAAGGCCTTCAAGTGATCGGCATGGACTTGGCCGAAAATTCCGTGCTGCGTGCCGCTGTCCTGGACCTTGACGGCAACATCCTCGAACGGGTCGAGCGTTCCCTCTCCGAGGGGAGCGGAGAGGACGTCGTCAACCAGGTCCTCGAACTCGCTTCCGAGGCCGTCGGACGGGCCACCGCCACGCTCCTCGGGATCGGAGTCGGAACCCCCGGCATCGTCAACGCGGACGGCGTGGTCACCACGGCCCCCAACTTCGGATGGAAGGACGTCGCCCTCCGCGGCCTCCTCCAGGAGCGCACCGGCCTGCCAACCCTCGTCTCCAACGACGCCGACGCCGCAGTCCATGCGGACCATACGTTCGGCGGCGGCAGTGACGACGAAGTCCTCGTGAAAATCGGCCGCGGTGTCGGTTCGGGGCTCATCGTCGGCGGCAGGCGCGCCCGGGGCGCCCACTCCGCGGCGGGCGAAATCGGCCACGTTACGGTCGGCACCGACGGCGGAACCATGTGCAAATGCGGTAAAACAGGCTGCCTCGAAACCTGGATGTCCGTCCCAAGCCTCGAACTGGCCCTGGCCGAAGCAGCGGCGAGCTCCGAACCGGACGCCGCGGCCGACGTCGTACTCCGGGAGGCAGGCGAGCGGCTCGCCATCGCCCTCGCGCCCGTGGTTGGCGCCCTCGATTTGGGCGAAGTAGTCCTCAGCGGACCCCGGGAGCTTTTGGAAGGCCCCCTTCTCAACGCCGTCCAGCAGACCCTGCTTGAGCGGCTATTGCACCAGGACCCTTCACCGGTGTCCGTCCGTCTCGCGGCAGACGCACAGGACATTGTCCTGCGCGGAGCCGCCGTGATGGTCCTGTGGAACCAGCTTGGCGTGGCCTAA
- a CDS encoding glycoside hydrolase family 3 protein: METIQSPATQSFATGAARTHLRRLAAGTLMPGFTGIAVPVWILEAYDAGLAAVCLYGTNVASPVQLRELCAGLRAHSPNTLIAVDEEGGDVTRLHYLTGSPQPGNAVLGRLDDVGLTAASASAIGHELAGLGINLNLAPDADVNSAPANPVIGVRSFGAEPDLVARHTAAWIRGLEDAGVASCAKHFPGHGDTTTDSHLALPRVTADAATLDARELVPFRALVAARGATVMTSHILVEALDPDHPATFSSRILQDLLRRDMGFEGVIITDALDMAGASAQTGIPEAAVRALIAGADLLCLGSETGPALFEQTLTAIADAVEEGRLPVERLADAVARTAALSSGFPAAGAAEIQEASIRGQLGLPGQPEPAGVPADRRALAGERIAEAFEVSEAAQRWLAREEPVAIVQVETGSNFAVGRVPWGPAATASAVVREGEVPDGARVAVVGRGLDAEHPLWTVFARLRAEGHAVIAVECGWPRGGADIVTYGASLTVSQALTALLNGSTKA, translated from the coding sequence ATGGAAACAATTCAGTCCCCCGCTACCCAGTCCTTTGCCACCGGGGCCGCCCGCACCCACCTCCGCCGCCTCGCGGCAGGCACCCTCATGCCCGGATTCACCGGCATCGCCGTCCCCGTCTGGATCCTTGAAGCGTACGACGCCGGGCTGGCGGCAGTGTGCCTCTACGGCACCAACGTGGCGTCCCCCGTCCAGCTGCGCGAGCTTTGCGCCGGGCTCCGCGCGCATTCCCCGAACACGCTTATCGCCGTCGATGAAGAGGGCGGCGACGTCACGAGGCTGCACTACCTCACAGGTTCACCGCAGCCCGGAAACGCGGTGCTCGGGCGTTTGGACGACGTCGGCCTGACCGCTGCCAGCGCCAGCGCCATCGGCCACGAACTCGCAGGCCTGGGCATCAACCTCAACCTGGCCCCGGATGCCGATGTCAATTCCGCTCCGGCCAATCCCGTGATCGGCGTCCGCAGCTTCGGGGCCGAACCGGATTTGGTGGCCCGGCATACCGCCGCTTGGATCCGTGGACTCGAAGACGCCGGCGTGGCATCGTGTGCCAAGCACTTCCCGGGCCACGGCGACACAACCACGGACTCCCATCTGGCCCTCCCGCGGGTCACGGCCGACGCCGCCACGCTGGATGCACGCGAACTTGTCCCTTTCCGCGCACTCGTCGCGGCCCGTGGAGCCACAGTCATGACCAGCCACATCCTGGTCGAAGCCCTCGACCCGGACCACCCCGCCACCTTCTCCTCGCGCATCTTGCAGGACCTCCTGCGTCGGGACATGGGATTCGAGGGCGTCATCATCACGGATGCCCTGGACATGGCTGGCGCGTCGGCCCAGACCGGCATTCCGGAAGCAGCCGTCCGTGCACTGATCGCCGGGGCGGACCTGCTGTGCCTTGGCTCCGAAACAGGACCGGCACTCTTCGAGCAGACGCTCACCGCGATTGCAGACGCGGTTGAAGAGGGGCGTTTGCCCGTGGAGCGTCTCGCGGACGCGGTCGCCCGCACGGCAGCATTGTCCTCGGGTTTCCCCGCCGCGGGTGCCGCGGAAATCCAGGAGGCCTCCATCAGGGGCCAGCTCGGCCTACCGGGCCAGCCGGAGCCTGCCGGCGTGCCTGCCGACCGCAGGGCGCTCGCCGGCGAGCGTATCGCCGAGGCCTTCGAGGTGTCCGAAGCCGCCCAACGATGGCTTGCACGGGAGGAACCCGTGGCGATCGTGCAGGTTGAAACCGGGTCGAACTTCGCCGTCGGCCGCGTGCCCTGGGGCCCCGCTGCCACGGCTTCGGCGGTGGTCCGCGAAGGCGAGGTGCCCGACGGCGCGCGGGTCGCCGTCGTCGGGCGCGGCCTGGATGCCGAACACCCGCTGTGGACCGTATTCGCCCGCTTGAGGGCGGAGGGGCACGCGGTGATCGCTGTCGAGTGCGGCTGGCCGCGCGGCGGAGCGGACATCGTCACGTATGGTGCGTCCCTCACCGTGTCCCAGGCCCTGACTGCACTGCTGAACGGCAGCACCAAAGCCTGA
- a CDS encoding glucosamine-6-phosphate deaminase, whose product MEVIVTPTPEAAASAAAQAVLSGLPSGRGPVLGLATGSSPLGLYAELAAAAAAGRADFSAATGFALDEYVGLPTGHVQSYREVLIREVYDVIGLPLAGLSVPDGTGTTQAELEAGAAAYDAAIAAAGGVDVQILGIGANGHVGFNEPGSSLSSRTRLKRLTARTRRDNARFFDHDGDVPTHCITQGLGTVLDARRLVLIATGAAKAPAIAAAVEGPLTASCPGSILQWHADAVVVLDEAAASGLENREYYDDAARGLALTP is encoded by the coding sequence ATGGAAGTCATTGTCACGCCCACTCCGGAAGCGGCCGCTTCGGCCGCCGCCCAAGCCGTCCTCTCAGGACTCCCTTCAGGCAGGGGACCCGTGCTGGGCCTGGCTACCGGTTCGTCTCCCCTGGGACTGTACGCGGAGCTCGCAGCTGCTGCGGCTGCGGGACGAGCCGATTTCTCGGCCGCCACGGGATTCGCCTTGGACGAATATGTGGGCCTTCCGACTGGACATGTCCAGTCCTACCGCGAGGTCCTGATCCGCGAGGTCTACGATGTGATCGGGCTTCCCTTGGCCGGGCTGAGTGTCCCTGACGGTACCGGCACCACCCAGGCCGAGCTCGAAGCGGGAGCGGCTGCCTACGACGCCGCAATAGCTGCCGCCGGCGGTGTCGACGTGCAGATCCTCGGCATCGGCGCCAATGGCCATGTGGGATTCAATGAGCCCGGATCCTCTTTGTCCTCCCGGACACGGCTGAAGAGGCTGACGGCCCGCACGAGGCGGGACAACGCCCGGTTCTTCGACCACGACGGCGATGTCCCTACCCACTGCATCACCCAGGGATTGGGGACTGTGTTGGATGCGCGCCGGCTGGTGCTCATCGCCACGGGCGCCGCGAAGGCCCCCGCGATCGCTGCCGCCGTCGAGGGACCGCTGACGGCGTCGTGCCCGGGTTCGATCCTGCAGTGGCATGCCGACGCTGTCGTGGTTCTGGACGAGGCGGCAGCCTCCGGATTGGAGAACCGCGAATACTACGACGACGCCGCGCGCGGCCTGGCTCTGACCCCCTAG
- a CDS encoding cation:proton antiporter regulatory subunit, translated as MNVDETELPGLGVRKDFITASGRRIGVVEMREGETELFVSTWDDPDTCQASIPLTADEAAALGNLLGGQHIAMRLAEAHKEIPGIVTRQFSITADSPFNNQPMGKAQIRTRSGVSIVAIMREGEVVPSPAPDVVLHTGDLLVAVGTQEGLDSAAAILRNG; from the coding sequence ATGAACGTGGATGAGACAGAACTTCCAGGCCTCGGGGTCCGCAAGGATTTCATCACGGCCTCGGGACGCCGGATCGGTGTTGTCGAGATGCGGGAGGGTGAGACCGAGCTTTTCGTCTCCACGTGGGACGATCCCGATACCTGCCAGGCATCCATCCCGTTGACCGCAGACGAGGCCGCCGCCCTGGGCAATCTCCTGGGCGGGCAGCACATCGCCATGCGTTTGGCCGAAGCCCACAAGGAAATTCCCGGCATTGTCACGCGGCAGTTCTCCATCACCGCGGATTCCCCTTTCAACAACCAGCCCATGGGCAAAGCCCAGATCCGCACCCGCAGTGGCGTCTCGATCGTGGCGATCATGCGCGAAGGCGAAGTGGTTCCCTCACCGGCCCCCGACGTCGTCCTTCACACGGGTGATTTGCTGGTGGCTGTCGGTACGCAGGAAGGTCTTGACTCTGCGGCTGCCATTCTGCGCAACGGCTGA
- a CDS encoding cation:proton antiporter, with protein MDPLALTLIELGAVVFCLGLLARLAGRIGMSPIPLYLVGGLAFGAGGLIKLDGMHEFAHLSGEIGVILLLLMLGLEYTAAELVTGLRRSWQAGVLDLVLNFLPGAGIAVWLGWGLVGAIVMGGVTYISSSGIAAKVITDLGRIGNRETPVVLAILVFEDLTMAIYLPILTAILAGVGFLGGLQTVGIALAVVTLVLVVALKHGHRVSQAVHSENSEVFLLNLLGAALLVAGIASALQVSAAVGAFMLGIAISGATAHNATRILEPLRDLFAAIFFVAFGLNTDPSSIPPVLGWALLLALATAVTKVLTGFWAAKRAGIAVPGRFRAGAALIARGEFSIVIAGLAVASGVVPRELAALATAYVLLMAIIGPLAARFVEPTVKAFRKSPRKAKASEPIASFEA; from the coding sequence ATGGACCCCCTGGCCCTGACCCTCATTGAGCTGGGCGCAGTCGTTTTCTGTCTCGGCCTCTTGGCGCGCTTGGCCGGCAGGATCGGCATGTCACCCATTCCGCTCTATTTGGTGGGGGGACTGGCGTTCGGGGCGGGTGGACTGATCAAGCTCGATGGCATGCACGAGTTCGCCCATCTTTCCGGCGAAATCGGCGTCATCCTGCTCCTGTTGATGCTCGGCTTGGAATATACGGCCGCGGAACTCGTCACCGGGCTGCGCCGCTCCTGGCAAGCCGGCGTTTTGGACCTCGTGTTGAACTTCCTGCCAGGTGCCGGGATCGCCGTGTGGCTCGGCTGGGGACTCGTGGGCGCGATCGTGATGGGCGGGGTGACCTATATTTCCTCCTCCGGCATCGCCGCCAAGGTGATCACCGACCTCGGCCGGATCGGTAACCGTGAAACGCCGGTGGTGCTGGCCATCCTGGTGTTCGAAGACCTCACCATGGCCATCTACCTTCCTATCCTGACGGCGATCCTCGCGGGCGTGGGCTTCCTGGGCGGTCTCCAGACGGTAGGTATTGCGTTGGCCGTCGTCACCCTCGTGCTGGTAGTGGCCCTTAAACACGGCCATCGGGTATCCCAGGCCGTGCACAGCGAAAACTCCGAAGTCTTCCTGCTCAATCTCCTCGGGGCCGCACTTCTCGTGGCCGGCATCGCGTCCGCCCTCCAAGTCTCCGCGGCTGTGGGCGCGTTCATGCTGGGCATTGCCATTTCGGGGGCCACGGCCCACAACGCGACGCGGATCCTTGAACCGCTGCGGGATCTCTTCGCGGCTATCTTCTTCGTGGCCTTCGGCCTCAACACGGACCCGTCCAGCATCCCGCCAGTCCTGGGCTGGGCGCTGCTCCTGGCTCTCGCGACAGCCGTGACCAAGGTGCTGACCGGATTTTGGGCCGCGAAGCGGGCAGGGATCGCCGTTCCCGGGCGTTTCCGCGCCGGAGCCGCTTTGATTGCCCGCGGCGAATTCTCCATTGTCATTGCGGGCCTCGCCGTGGCCTCGGGAGTCGTCCCGCGCGAACTTGCCGCCCTCGCCACCGCGTATGTGCTGCTCATGGCCATCATCGGACCTCTCGCAGCCCGCTTCGTGGAACCGACAGTCAAGGCCTTCCGCAAGTCCCCGCGCAAAGCGAAGGCATCGGAGCCTATTGCGTCCTTCGAGGCGTGA